Proteins encoded within one genomic window of Jiangella mangrovi:
- a CDS encoding acetylxylan esterase, which translates to MTPTPLGFAPNLDGYVDAALDLQRHVERRTRRRLAEWEERVGGVTGVASAAEVRREGERVRSAVLRGLGGLPPSDGTVPPVRWCGVVDDVPDDAGYRIERLVIETAPGVHATANLYRPAGDPPAAGRPAVVFVCGHADEAKAYPEYQTVCARLARAGLVVLALDPFGQGERFGYLDDAGRPIVAGGTAEHTYAGLQSWWLGQSPARWFVHEVRRAVDLLESLPGIDATRIGLTGNSGGGWLTTLATAVEPRIAAAAPATFVTSRGRYLDGGQHQDAEQVLLGGTEHGVDHADLLVAAAPRPVTVLAAEYDFFPIEGTAETVRRVRRSYELLGAADALTLVTAPTTHQYAPALAAAATRFFCASFGLPEPDDETEPATLPPSTLACGASRGAAFLHDLIAADYAAARPAGDDDLESWLRDRVRSGRDVPDDPGVRWLPGPAGTWHGFWRTETDLWGAGVLIPGETNARPGLRLVLLHDGTTELTIDHPVVRRAARDDRVGGPLLVLDVRGQGALLPRDRSGRSPLSHDSTMYKLLADLLWLDDSLAAGRAFDVTRALDVVLGDARVRAEHPGLGQDRPVHVHAAGLGAHHAMLAAAADPRIADVTASGPVVDLDGIMTTRLHDDGRGAWHGVLPGLARLAPGRRLHELLGDRLREVP; encoded by the coding sequence GTGACCCCAACGCCGCTGGGCTTCGCCCCCAACCTGGACGGCTATGTCGACGCCGCTCTGGACCTCCAGCGCCACGTCGAGCGTCGCACGCGACGCCGGCTGGCCGAGTGGGAGGAACGGGTCGGCGGGGTCACCGGGGTCGCGTCGGCGGCCGAGGTGCGGCGCGAGGGCGAGCGGGTCCGGTCGGCGGTCCTGCGCGGGCTCGGCGGCCTGCCACCGTCAGATGGCACGGTGCCGCCGGTGCGCTGGTGCGGCGTGGTGGACGACGTGCCCGACGACGCGGGATACCGCATCGAGCGGCTGGTCATCGAGACCGCGCCCGGCGTCCACGCGACGGCCAACCTCTACCGTCCCGCCGGCGACCCGCCGGCCGCCGGACGGCCGGCCGTCGTGTTCGTGTGCGGGCATGCCGACGAGGCGAAGGCGTACCCGGAGTACCAGACGGTGTGCGCCCGGCTGGCCCGCGCCGGGCTGGTGGTGCTCGCGCTGGACCCGTTCGGCCAGGGCGAGCGGTTCGGCTACCTCGACGACGCAGGCCGGCCCATCGTGGCCGGCGGCACGGCCGAGCACACGTACGCCGGTCTGCAGTCGTGGTGGCTGGGGCAGTCGCCGGCCCGCTGGTTCGTGCACGAGGTGCGCCGGGCCGTCGACCTGCTCGAGAGCCTGCCCGGCATCGACGCGACGAGGATCGGCCTGACCGGCAACAGCGGCGGCGGCTGGCTGACGACCCTGGCGACGGCCGTCGAGCCGCGCATCGCCGCGGCCGCGCCGGCCACGTTCGTGACCTCGCGCGGCCGGTACCTCGACGGCGGGCAGCACCAGGACGCCGAGCAGGTCCTGCTCGGCGGCACCGAGCACGGCGTCGACCACGCCGACCTGCTGGTCGCGGCCGCACCCCGGCCGGTCACGGTGCTGGCGGCCGAGTACGACTTCTTCCCGATCGAGGGCACGGCAGAAACCGTGCGGCGGGTCCGGCGCAGCTACGAGCTGCTCGGCGCCGCCGACGCGCTCACGCTGGTCACCGCGCCGACGACGCACCAGTACGCCCCGGCGCTGGCAGCCGCCGCGACCCGGTTCTTCTGCGCGTCCTTCGGCCTGCCGGAGCCGGACGACGAGACGGAGCCCGCGACGCTGCCGCCGTCCACCCTGGCCTGCGGAGCGAGCCGGGGTGCGGCCTTCCTGCACGATCTCATCGCAGCCGACTACGCCGCGGCCCGACCGGCGGGCGACGACGACCTCGAGAGCTGGCTGCGCGACCGGGTGCGGTCCGGGCGGGACGTGCCCGACGACCCGGGCGTCCGCTGGCTGCCCGGTCCGGCCGGCACCTGGCACGGCTTCTGGCGCACCGAGACCGACCTGTGGGGCGCCGGCGTCCTGATCCCCGGCGAGACCAACGCCCGCCCGGGGCTGCGCCTGGTCCTGCTGCACGACGGCACGACCGAGCTCACCATCGACCACCCGGTCGTCAGGCGGGCCGCCCGCGACGACCGCGTCGGCGGGCCGCTGCTGGTGCTCGACGTGCGCGGGCAGGGCGCCCTGCTCCCCCGCGACCGCTCCGGCCGGTCCCCGCTCAGCCACGACAGCACGATGTACAAGCTGCTCGCCGACCTGCTCTGGCTCGACGACAGCCTGGCCGCCGGCCGCGCGTTCGACGTCACGCGCGCCCTCGACGTCGTGCTGGGCGACGCGCGGGTGCGGGCGGAGCATCCGGGCCTCGGCCAGGACCGGCCGGTGCACGTCCACGCCGCCGGGCTCGGCGCGCACCATGCCATGCTGGCCGCGGCCGCCGACCCGCGCATCGCCGACGTGACGGCGTCCGGGCCGGTCGTCGATCTCGACGGCATCATGACCACGCGCCTGCACGACGACGGCCGCGGCGCCTGGCACGGCGTGCTGCCCGGGCTGGCCCGGCTGGCGCCGGGGCGACGGCTGCAC